A region from the Rhodohalobacter sp. 614A genome encodes:
- the rpoB gene encoding DNA-directed RNA polymerase subunit beta has translation MEKIPFTDRLSFGRIKNVIDYPDFLDIQLESFNTFAQLDVAPNDRNNQGLQRIFNENFPIQDSRETHILEFIYYSVDTPKYNIRECQERGLTYAIPLKAKLRLSSVDSSDEASETIEQEVFLGDLPWMTERGTFIINGAERVIVSQLHRSPGVFFGQNIHPNGTQLYSARVIPFKGSWIEFTNDIRDVLWAYIDRKKKIPATTLLRALGYSEDLEILNLFGLSEEVSFGSKKKYNDDLVGERLATDITVEVTEEVVDDETGEVTEATSRKVLLERDHELTEDDYGILKEADVKKILVQKIGAEESERSVIMNTLRKDPSHDDVTALGEIYQQIRTGEMPDPETARQVLERLFFSDKKYDLGEVGRYRLNKRLKLDVEPDIQYLTKEDVVAIIKEVIRLKEMKSQVDDIDHLSNRRVRTVGEQLGQQFSIGLARMARTIRERMNSRDAEQLTPQDLVNARTISSVINSFFGTNQLSQFMDQTNPVAELTHKRRMSALGPGGLTRERAGFEVRDVHYTHYGRLCPIETPEGPNIGLITSLCIHAKVNDFGFIETPYRRVKEGKVTSDVEYLAAEQEDETVIAQANAPITDDGAFENESIFSRFRDSNVGLAKPEQVEYMDVSANQITSLAAALIPFIEHDDANRALMGSNMQRQAVPLLRPESPIVGTGLEQRAAKDSRAIITAEGDGEVVYVSGDEIRIKYDRTEMEQDCYFDEGIKSYRLQKFERSNQDTTVNQRPIVSVGDKVKEGDAIADGCATEKGELALGRNLLVAFMPWRGYNFEDAIVISERIVQDDVYTSIHITEFEQQVRDTKRGEEELTREIPNVSEEATKNLDEQGIIRVGAKVNHGDILVGKITPKGETDPTPEEKLLRAIFGDKAGDVKDASLKTPPGVSGVVINTKLFSRKRDEQISRKEEKKMVEQENDRHAQKLAELNQKWADKMYSLLRDKTSPGVYNYSDVELIPKGEKYKKSVFEELDPVNINENIDWATDDELVKHVKLLFKNYRELRREIDTEAKRRKYQIQVGDELPPGIIQKAKVYVAKKRKMQVGDKMAGRHGNKGVIAKVVPVEDMPYMEDGTPVDIVLNPLGVPSRMNLGQIYETILGWAGAKLGVKYASPIFDGASYDQVQEELEKAGLPKDGRVHLYDGQTGEKLDQKTTVGYMYMLKLNHLVEDKMHARSIGPYSLITQQPLGGKAQFGGQRLGEMEVWALYAYGAANILKEMLTVKSDDVKGRSKVYEAIVKGENLPEGDVPESFKVLLRELMGLGLEIHID, from the coding sequence ATGGAGAAAATCCCGTTTACCGATCGCCTTTCATTCGGCAGAATTAAAAATGTAATAGATTACCCTGACTTCCTGGATATACAATTAGAATCATTCAATACATTTGCACAATTGGATGTTGCTCCGAATGATCGAAATAACCAGGGTTTGCAGAGAATATTCAATGAGAATTTCCCGATCCAGGATTCAAGGGAGACTCACATTCTTGAATTTATCTATTATTCTGTCGACACACCAAAATATAATATTCGAGAATGCCAGGAACGCGGACTCACATATGCAATTCCGCTAAAGGCAAAATTGAGACTCTCTTCCGTTGACAGTTCCGACGAAGCCTCCGAGACCATTGAGCAGGAAGTTTTTCTTGGCGACCTGCCTTGGATGACAGAGCGGGGAACGTTCATTATCAACGGGGCTGAGCGAGTTATTGTAAGCCAGTTACACCGTTCACCCGGTGTATTTTTCGGGCAGAATATTCACCCGAATGGTACACAGCTTTATTCAGCTCGAGTCATTCCATTTAAAGGCTCATGGATTGAGTTTACCAACGATATCCGTGATGTGCTTTGGGCATACATCGACAGGAAGAAAAAGATTCCTGCAACTACACTGCTTCGGGCACTTGGATACTCTGAAGACCTCGAAATTCTTAACTTGTTTGGGCTTTCCGAAGAAGTTTCTTTCGGTTCCAAGAAGAAATACAACGATGATCTTGTGGGCGAAAGGCTTGCTACAGACATCACCGTAGAGGTAACCGAGGAAGTAGTTGATGATGAAACCGGGGAAGTAACCGAGGCTACCAGTCGCAAAGTGTTGCTGGAACGGGATCATGAATTGACTGAAGACGATTACGGTATTTTGAAGGAAGCCGATGTCAAGAAAATTCTGGTACAAAAAATTGGTGCTGAAGAGTCCGAGCGTTCAGTAATCATGAATACGCTGAGAAAAGATCCTTCTCATGACGATGTAACGGCACTCGGTGAGATTTATCAGCAGATCAGAACTGGCGAAATGCCCGATCCTGAAACTGCACGACAGGTTCTCGAACGATTATTCTTCAGCGATAAGAAATATGATCTCGGTGAAGTAGGCCGATACCGGTTGAATAAACGACTGAAACTGGATGTAGAGCCAGATATTCAGTATCTCACGAAAGAAGATGTTGTCGCAATTATTAAAGAGGTGATTCGCCTCAAAGAAATGAAATCCCAGGTGGATGATATTGATCACCTGAGTAACCGACGTGTGCGAACCGTTGGCGAACAGTTAGGACAACAATTCTCTATTGGTTTGGCCCGTATGGCACGAACCATCAGAGAAAGAATGAACTCCCGCGATGCTGAGCAACTTACTCCACAGGATCTGGTAAATGCACGTACTATTTCAAGTGTGATTAACAGTTTCTTTGGTACGAATCAGCTGTCACAGTTTATGGATCAAACCAATCCAGTTGCGGAGTTGACTCACAAGCGACGTATGTCTGCATTAGGCCCTGGCGGTTTGACACGTGAACGAGCCGGTTTTGAAGTTCGTGACGTTCACTATACACACTACGGACGTCTTTGCCCGATTGAAACGCCTGAAGGTCCGAACATCGGTTTGATTACGTCACTCTGTATTCACGCAAAAGTGAATGATTTCGGGTTTATTGAAACTCCCTATAGAAGAGTGAAAGAAGGCAAAGTGACTAGCGATGTTGAATATCTTGCTGCAGAACAGGAAGATGAAACGGTCATTGCCCAGGCAAACGCTCCGATTACGGACGACGGAGCTTTCGAAAATGAATCAATTTTCTCACGGTTCAGAGATAGTAACGTAGGACTTGCCAAACCAGAGCAGGTTGAGTACATGGATGTATCTGCAAACCAGATCACATCTCTGGCAGCTGCGCTGATTCCGTTTATTGAACATGATGATGCTAACCGTGCCTTGATGGGCTCGAACATGCAGCGTCAGGCAGTGCCGTTATTGCGTCCTGAATCGCCAATCGTAGGTACCGGTTTGGAGCAACGTGCTGCAAAAGACTCCCGGGCAATCATTACGGCCGAAGGAGACGGTGAGGTTGTTTACGTAAGTGGTGATGAGATCCGCATCAAATATGATCGGACTGAAATGGAGCAGGATTGCTACTTTGATGAAGGTATCAAGAGTTACAGACTTCAGAAATTTGAGCGAAGTAACCAGGATACTACCGTTAATCAGCGCCCGATTGTAAGTGTTGGCGATAAAGTAAAAGAAGGTGATGCGATTGCCGATGGATGCGCTACTGAAAAAGGTGAGCTCGCACTTGGCAGAAACCTTCTTGTTGCTTTCATGCCATGGCGTGGTTATAACTTTGAGGATGCGATTGTTATCAGTGAGCGAATTGTTCAGGATGACGTTTATACATCTATTCACATTACTGAATTCGAGCAGCAAGTTCGCGACACCAAACGTGGTGAAGAAGAGTTAACCCGCGAGATTCCAAACGTAAGTGAGGAAGCTACCAAAAACCTCGACGAGCAGGGAATCATCCGCGTAGGTGCAAAAGTAAATCACGGTGACATTCTCGTTGGTAAAATTACTCCGAAGGGAGAAACCGATCCAACACCGGAAGAGAAACTTCTGCGCGCTATTTTTGGTGATAAAGCCGGCGACGTGAAAGATGCATCCCTGAAAACACCTCCGGGTGTATCAGGAGTTGTGATCAACACGAAACTCTTTAGCCGTAAGCGTGATGAGCAAATCTCCCGCAAGGAAGAGAAGAAAATGGTTGAACAGGAAAACGACCGTCATGCTCAGAAACTGGCTGAACTCAACCAGAAGTGGGCTGATAAAATGTACAGCTTGTTGCGGGATAAAACATCGCCAGGTGTTTACAATTACAGCGATGTTGAACTGATTCCAAAAGGCGAGAAGTATAAGAAATCTGTTTTCGAAGAGCTCGATCCCGTTAATATCAACGAAAATATCGACTGGGCTACTGACGATGAACTTGTGAAGCATGTCAAGCTGCTCTTCAAAAACTACAGAGAGCTTCGAAGAGAAATTGATACAGAGGCCAAACGGCGTAAATACCAGATTCAGGTAGGCGACGAGCTGCCCCCGGGAATTATTCAAAAAGCCAAAGTCTATGTTGCCAAGAAGCGAAAAATGCAGGTTGGTGATAAGATGGCCGGACGACACGGTAACAAAGGTGTAATTGCCAAAGTTGTTCCTGTTGAAGATATGCCGTATATGGAAGATGGAACTCCTGTAGATATTGTTCTTAATCCCTTGGGTGTACCATCTCGTATGAACCTCGGCCAGATTTATGAAACTATTCTGGGCTGGGCAGGCGCCAAACTTGGGGTTAAATATGCTTCCCCAATTTTTGACGGAGCATCTTACGATCAGGTTCAGGAAGAGCTGGAAAAAGCAGGTCTTCCGAAGGACGGACGTGTGCACCTCTATGATGGCCAAACCGGTGAGAAGTTAGATCAGAAAACTACCGTTGGCTACATGTATATGCTTAAACTCAATCACTTGGTTGAAGATAAGATGCACGCACGGTCAATCGGTCCGTACTCGCTGATTACACAGCAGCCATTGGGTGGTAAAGCACAGTTTGGTGGCCAGCGACTGGGTGAGATGGAGGTTTGGGCACTGTACGCTTATGGTGCGGCCAACATATTGAAAGAGATGCTCACTGTTAAGAGTGATGATGTGAAAGGACGATCTAAGGTTTACGAAGCCATCGTGAAAGGTGAAAACCTTCCGGAAGGCGATGTGCCTGAATCGTTTAAAGTTTTATTACGTGAATTAATGGGTCTCGGTCTCGAAATCCATATTGACTAA
- the rplL gene encoding 50S ribosomal protein L7/L12 yields the protein MADVKEIAEQLVNLTIKEANELAKVLEEEYDIKPAAAAVAVAGPAGGGAEGGGGEEQTEFDVVLKSAGAKKIAVIKEVRGITGLGLKEAKELVDNAPNTVKEGVAKAEAEDLKAKLEEAGAEVELK from the coding sequence ATGGCTGACGTTAAAGAAATCGCAGAACAACTCGTTAATTTAACGATTAAAGAAGCGAATGAACTTGCGAAAGTTCTTGAAGAAGAATACGATATCAAACCTGCGGCTGCGGCTGTAGCTGTTGCCGGCCCAGCTGGCGGTGGCGCTGAAGGCGGCGGCGGAGAAGAGCAAACAGAGTTTGACGTAGTTCTGAAATCTGCTGGCGCTAAGAAAATTGCCGTTATTAAAGAAGTACGCGGTATTACCGGTCTTGGACTTAAAGAAGCCAAAGAACTGGTTGACAATGCACCCAACACTGTTAAAGAAGGTGTTGCCAAAGCAGAAGCTGAAGATCTGAAAGCAAAATTAGAGGAAGCCGGAGCTGAAGTAGAGCTCAAGTAA
- the rplJ gene encoding 50S ribosomal protein L10 produces the protein MPTLTEKKAIVEEITEQLNSANAVYITNYSGMSVSDMGELRGKFRDGNVHFKVYKNTLIKRAMDTIGGYDDLYPHLADQNGFAFVEEELAAPAKVLKDYIKEHNKPQFKAALIDGDFYSEDQLETLAAMKSKSEVIGDIVGLLLAPISNVVSGLQAQGGNLAGAIKTIAEKGEE, from the coding sequence ATGCCGACATTAACAGAAAAAAAGGCAATTGTAGAAGAAATTACCGAGCAGCTTAACAGCGCAAATGCAGTATATATCACCAATTACTCAGGCATGTCTGTGTCTGACATGGGTGAATTGCGCGGGAAGTTTCGCGATGGTAACGTGCACTTTAAAGTGTATAAAAATACACTGATAAAAAGGGCAATGGATACAATTGGCGGATATGATGACCTCTATCCACACCTGGCAGACCAAAATGGTTTTGCTTTTGTGGAGGAAGAGCTTGCTGCACCTGCTAAAGTATTGAAAGACTACATTAAGGAACATAATAAGCCTCAATTCAAGGCTGCCTTAATTGATGGTGACTTTTATTCAGAAGATCAACTTGAAACGCTGGCCGCTATGAAGTCTAAGAGCGAAGTTATCGGCGATATTGTTGGTCTGTTATTGGCACCAATTTCCAACGTAGTGAGTGGATTGCAGGCACAAGGCGGCAATCTTGCAGGAGCAATTAAAACCATCGCTGAAAAAGGCGAGGAATAA
- the rplA gene encoding 50S ribosomal protein L1: protein MAKRSKKYQQVAELIDPEMEYTLEEACDLVKQTSTTSFDASVDLDLRLGVDPRHADQMVRGTVSLPHGTGKEVRVLAFVNEAKQQEAEEAGADYVGLDEYIAKIEDGWADIDVIIATPDVMGKIGKLGRHLGPRGLMPNPKSGTVTTEVGETVKQFKAGKIDFRVDKTGILHTSVGKASFDASDLRENLISFLQTIMKLRPASAKGQYVKSAYLSTTMGPSIQISRSSIISI from the coding sequence ATGGCAAAAAGAAGTAAGAAATATCAACAGGTCGCTGAATTGATCGATCCTGAAATGGAATACACGCTCGAAGAGGCATGTGATCTTGTGAAGCAGACAAGCACAACTTCTTTTGATGCTTCCGTAGATCTTGATCTGCGGTTAGGTGTTGACCCACGACATGCCGATCAAATGGTTCGTGGTACTGTTTCGCTTCCTCACGGAACTGGAAAAGAGGTTCGTGTGCTTGCTTTCGTAAATGAAGCTAAGCAGCAAGAGGCGGAAGAGGCCGGAGCCGACTATGTGGGCCTTGATGAATACATTGCGAAAATTGAAGATGGTTGGGCTGATATCGATGTTATTATCGCCACACCGGATGTCATGGGTAAAATTGGGAAGCTTGGTCGACATTTAGGGCCAAGAGGTCTGATGCCGAATCCAAAAAGTGGAACAGTTACCACTGAGGTTGGAGAAACCGTTAAGCAGTTTAAAGCCGGAAAAATTGATTTCCGTGTTGATAAAACAGGTATTCTTCATACATCAGTAGGGAAAGCAAGTTTTGACGCAAGCGATTTGCGTGAAAATCTTATTTCGTTCCTTCAGACCATCATGAAGTTGCGGCCGGCATCTGCAAAAGGTCAATATGTAAAAAGTGCATATTTAAGCACTACAATGGGCCCGAGCATTCAAATTAGCCGATCATCAATTATTTCAATTTAG
- the rplK gene encoding 50S ribosomal protein L11: MAKKVDKVLKLQIVGGQANPAPPVGPALGQAGINIMEFCKAFNAQTQDKAGTIIPVEITVYADKSFSFKTKTPPAAVLLKKAANIKSGSGEPNRAKVGKVTFEQCREIAEQKMEDLNAYDVDNAAEMIAGTARSMGLRVIRDN, from the coding sequence ATGGCAAAAAAAGTAGATAAAGTGCTTAAACTTCAGATTGTTGGTGGCCAGGCCAATCCCGCTCCCCCCGTGGGGCCAGCTTTGGGACAGGCAGGTATCAATATTATGGAGTTTTGTAAAGCATTTAACGCACAAACCCAAGATAAGGCAGGCACTATTATTCCTGTTGAGATTACTGTGTACGCGGATAAATCGTTTAGCTTCAAAACGAAGACCCCGCCGGCCGCAGTTCTTCTCAAAAAAGCCGCCAACATCAAATCCGGATCAGGTGAACCCAACCGTGCAAAAGTTGGGAAAGTAACCTTCGAACAATGCCGGGAAATTGCAGAGCAGAAGATGGAAGATCTGAATGCTTATGATGTTGATAATGCTGCAGAAATGATTGCAGGTACTGCCCGAAGCATGGGTTTGAGAGTAATCCGAGATAATTAA